One Paenibacillus sp. FSL W8-0186 genomic window carries:
- a CDS encoding nucleotide sugar dehydrogenase: MSRTIAIIGLGYVGLPLAAAFLEKQYSVIGIDLDQDKIRSLKRGQSYIADVADEVIENAVQQGRLCISNDFSNIKSAECIIICVPTPLTKEHVPDLSFLIDAAKSLKDHLQPGQLVTLESSTYPGTTREVLLPLLEQSGLTTGKNLFIGFSPERVDPGNEEFPLTGIPKIVSGVTENCANRTEQLYQTVFSKVIKVSSTDTAEMTKLLENTFRFVNISFINEFAVLCDKLNINVWEVVEAASSKPFGYTAFYPGPGIGGHCIPVDPHYLQWKTQQIGGSSSFIELSSRINESMPAYVLSKVKEALGHDELKGHRILVLGVTFKKNVADIRGSSSIELIRLLVREGAKVLYYDPYIKELDIEGVALQSTRASESEFRLADCVIIATDHRELPLVEVLEHSRLVFDTRNATAGLAGKAKVIVLGGGRIDKA, translated from the coding sequence TTGAGTCGAACCATTGCCATTATCGGGCTTGGCTATGTTGGATTGCCTTTGGCTGCAGCGTTCCTCGAGAAGCAGTATAGTGTCATCGGGATAGATCTGGATCAGGATAAGATTCGGAGTTTGAAAAGAGGCCAAAGCTATATCGCTGATGTTGCGGACGAGGTCATCGAAAATGCTGTTCAGCAGGGCAGATTATGCATATCTAATGATTTTAGCAATATTAAATCTGCCGAGTGCATTATTATTTGCGTGCCTACCCCCTTGACCAAGGAGCATGTGCCGGATCTTTCCTTTCTTATCGATGCCGCCAAGAGTCTGAAAGATCATTTGCAGCCCGGCCAGCTTGTTACCTTAGAGAGCTCGACCTATCCTGGAACGACCAGGGAAGTATTATTACCCCTGTTGGAACAAAGCGGACTTACGACGGGCAAGAATCTCTTTATCGGTTTCTCCCCGGAAAGGGTAGATCCTGGCAACGAAGAGTTTCCGCTAACAGGTATCCCCAAAATCGTTAGCGGTGTAACGGAAAATTGCGCCAACCGGACGGAACAGCTCTATCAGACTGTTTTTAGCAAGGTAATTAAAGTGTCCTCCACAGACACGGCTGAAATGACGAAGCTGCTTGAAAATACTTTTCGTTTTGTGAACATCTCTTTCATCAATGAGTTCGCTGTCTTGTGCGATAAGTTGAACATCAATGTATGGGAAGTCGTGGAAGCAGCCTCTTCCAAGCCGTTCGGATATACAGCATTCTATCCAGGGCCAGGCATCGGGGGACACTGTATTCCCGTAGATCCGCATTATTTGCAGTGGAAAACGCAGCAAATCGGAGGGAGCAGCTCATTTATAGAGCTTTCTTCCCGCATCAACGAAAGCATGCCGGCCTACGTCCTGTCCAAAGTAAAGGAAGCGTTAGGTCATGACGAATTAAAGGGGCACAGAATATTAGTACTGGGGGTAACCTTCAAGAAGAATGTAGCGGATATTCGGGGCTCCAGTTCAATTGAGCTGATTCGACTGCTTGTCCGGGAGGGAGCTAAGGTATTGTATTACGACCCTTACATTAAGGAGCTGGATATAGAGGGAGTTGCACTTCAATCAACACGGGCGAGCGAATCGGAGTTTCGTCTTGCGGACTGTGTCATCATTGCCACTGACCACCGGGAGCTGCCGCTTGTGGAGGTATTGGAGCATTCGCGGCTTGTCTTCGATACACGCAATGCTACGGCAGGCCTGGCCGGAAAGGCCAAAGTTATAGTGCTTGGCGGAGGGCGGATAGATAAGGCGTAA